TGAGCACATTGTTTCCAGTGGTGGGACAGCTGAAGGTTATTGTCCTCAAGTTCAGACACAGCATTGTGTCAGGCCAGATATTTCTTGGCAGACTCTTTGCCTCCAATGACGCTCTAATTTACTAACATACGTAGGAATTAAACAGTTTaactaaatgaaaatgaaacagagtTACTAATTATTTATGAGTCACCACATCCAGGAAATCAGTAATCGAGCCAACTCTGAAGTATTTAATCAGTTTCAGTTCAGGTTTTTCTGGGTAATTTCTGATAAAAAATGTTGAAGTAGTCTATTGGGTTTGTGAGCTATGACAAATAGTGTAGTAATAGAgtatgctggtgtgtgtgtctgcatggatGGTGACAGGATGTATGTGCggttctgtttcctgtctggcTCCTGCTGACATGGGGGCGAAagttgaaaaaacaacaacattcttTTAAGACACCCACCATACAGAGACACTGGCTTTTACAATTCTCCACTgtgggtttatgtgtgtgtttaagcctAAAGTGCAGGTTTTGGCTACAGTAAATGCATGCTCAGCGGCTCTACTGACAGCCATGATGAACTACAtaccaaagtgtgtgtgtgagagagagggtgtACTGCTGTGGATTGAAATTGCAGCCTCAGCAGGGAGAGAGCACGACAAAGTGGGAGTGCTGCTGAGGAACCAGCAGGCAGTGGTGAGCGAAGGGGAAGAGGGAAGTGGGAACATGAAGAAAGTGAAGTCAGAGGTTTGAGTGGGAGATGTGTGTGGGCGGGCAAAGTGTTTTCAATGTGAGGAAATGAAGACAGAGACGTCATAATCCACCTTATACAGCCCACCCCGcacataaagtatattttttctgtgtgtaacaTGGCAATGAGTGTCCTGTGTTGGGGTGGAGGGACGTCTACAGTATCCCACTCAGTTAGAATAACCGGTGTTTGACTTAAACATTACTCATGTAGGATTGAGACAAATCATACTCAAAACAActcaagtaaaaacacaaaaaaagactacattcacagcaaaaaaaaagttactacCACTTCTCTGCATCATCTGGGATGCATGGTTCACATCTGATCACATCTGACTGATGACATTGTCACCCAAAACTGTCATCACATGATTCTGattcaaatattgttttgtttttttctccccacaaCCAACTTCTCACAGTAACAGTAAAGCCATTACACACAGAGCAACTCATCCTTCACACTGCTCCCATCTGATTGCAGATACAGGTCGCTGGCCTGTTGAGGGGCACGCCATGGCAAGGGTTTTGTCCCTTCTGCCATAGCATCTCTTAACAAAACACCCCGGTAACTGTCATGTGCTGAGAGCTGTATGGATGGAAAAATGTGCTGTGCTGtactgaatgtttatttttgtggttatgTTGTGGCGTAATTATTTACATGTATGTGAGGCTTTGTACACACTGTGGTCACACATTTCCATGCAAAGAcaataaagtatataaatatttaaaaccaaatatGAATAGAATAAATGGAGCATGGAAGTACCTAACAATTTTACAATAGAGCCTTACAAACATGATGATGCCAGATAAGGGAAGTGTAGTCATACAGTCAGATGACGTCATTGACACCATGTTTTTTCCAGGTGCTGATGTCAGATACATCAGCACACAAAAAGGGAACACAACGGGCAGGTTATAACATACCTGAGCCCCGCCTATTTAAAACCAGTTATACAccgacagaaaaataataataactggaAAATTGCCTTAAGCATCAATGGAATATCTTGTTTGCTGAACTGACTTGTCTCTAATATTTGGCTTTTCAGGTTAagcacaatataaataataaataatactatcAGTCTGGTAATGttctatattataatatttctATGTAATATTTGTCTTTAACAATTCCAACAAAAGACCCAACAATAAATTAGGATATGataagataagaaaagaaaagaaatgacttataaattaaataagtgAGCAGAGCTGGTTATGATGGATGTctgctttgctaacatcctcttCTCCCCCGCTTCCGCTATGGAGTCTAAGGgtcagtccaggacagagctggacctctctGTGCTTTCCCCACCCCAACAGGCGACAGATTATTGCAGATGCCACTACAGAGTCATAGAAGGTTTTAAGAGAGTCCTGCATACCCAACTCCACACTCccatagggatgggaattgataagatttttacgattccgattccattatcgattctgcttaacgatttgattctttattgattttcttatCGTCTCTCATTTGGGGAACAAAAGGagaacagtttgatcagcatcaactttgtttagttagaagtatcacgaccttacaaaaccaacagcgaggtcaaaagaggcccacagcctagtaaCGATATGTAACTGTTGCCATCTTTtctggtaaaatgcagccaaactttggagcgtttgaaccgagtgggtgccattgtttactactgattgcactgcaggTGCGAAACTTGCGTGAGTTATGTGGCGTAATTTGTcatgcttgctggaatcgagcgcGCGTGACTTCTTGGGGAAGTTACATGACGTAATTCGTGCTatctggaatcgataagagaatcgttagataaactgccaaacgattccatggaattgaaacacaaaaaaacggttctcgattcccatccctacacTCCCACTCTCACAAGTATTGTCTGTGTAGCTCTTATTCGTCTGTGCTAAAGAACTCTATTTTtaactattaaaaataaaccgaTGAGCTATATTGTGGTAAACTAAGGTGCTGTAGTTTATTTGAAATCTATCCCACATACTCACTAGTGCACCAAATCCACAGctgagggatttttttttaaatgtagttatttgtgacttgtttttaaagatagATGTCTTCAGTGGACTAAAataacacattgttggttttggtcttttcatgggatttgttgacagctACAAAAATATAGACCAGCACCAGCTGTATCATTTGAGTGTAAGTAAAATGTGTaggtttatgaaaaaaaaaggttattccGTTATAATTTTGGGACTATTTTTAGTACATTTCTATCTTGTTTttgtacaaaatgaaatgtgtgtgcgGTCAAACTATAACTGGTATATGCCTGTATCATCAAAAGAAACACTATctgtaattaaagctgcaagcagcgatggtcgggccctcgcgtcgaaatgtgcataatattggtcttaataaccacaagaagtttcagctagctctgagaaggtgcttcctgccgatttcttctttgaatctttttatcgccacacccacacagtttccccaaaattcataattttgagaacttttactcaggaagtcgATATGAAAACACCCACTCAAGTTTGAAGTCAATTGaataaaatccctaggagaaGTTCGTTCCGAGAAAGTAGATGAAAGgccaacacttttgcctgaaaatcagccaaaaagtcaatggagtcacatttttttcccaaaaaaaaaatcggcaCCGTTGACTTTGAcgctctgatgaaaagttgagattttgataacttttcattgtcgaggccttaagaacacacacggcaagtttcaaacacatagAATGAAAGCCCTAAgaggagttcattcaaatacaACCCCCTGGAAATTACCCCCAAAACACGAAACGGCCAAATTTGGAACAAAATGgactccctccaaatttcgtacacgtTGGTGAAACCATGGCGAGGGGCCCCTCCGAAAACAtacatctaggtggcgctgtagagccatttttgtacgtccatgtgcgagatGTGTGACTGAAATACGTAATTTTATACCAGactttggggggggggggcaggcaaatttttgtgagtttttgaGTACATATAGGCTGTctaaaatgcgatttacttttaaacattcgaaatccaatagggcctcgcacagCATACCCTAATTATGCCTTTAATATAAactgttgggggggggggggtttcagTGTGATATGTTATAATGTGCTTTAGATTTCTctgcagagcagaaataaagCAAGTCTGTTCTGGCTTGTTATCAGTGCAGAGCGTTAAAACCTTTAAAGGAAGCTGTTACTTTTGTCTGTGGTCTGCATGGGGCAAAAAACGGAAGCAATAGTCTTAAGTAGATCAGGTTTAATCTAACCCAAATAACCGAGCTCAGCCCTCACTCTTTCCTCTGAAGGCAGCTGGATCAGGACTGAGTAGGGAGGGTTGGGTTTGAACTCTCGACATAACGTCATTCAATACAAAAACACGGGATAACCCCAAACCACGTGCGCGGTAGGAATATTAGGTTTGACGTCAATGTCCATATGAGGAGTGGCAAGCAGACCAAATAAGGTGGTTCCGTCTCTGACGTTGTTCCTCCACTGGAACACAAGGCGGGGCGACCCCGCCTCTCTGACAGCTGTTATCAATGAACAAATGAAAGTCTCAACCTAAAGCTGAATTTACCAGACCTGACGGAGAGCTCACCAACTGCTCTCTGCAAACATCTACAGTAGATTTTATTAAtctacaaagacaaaacaactaaagtcaggttttttattctttgtttgttttttgttaagaacaaatagtttattatttattacttttaaattattttcaacTACACCTTGTCAGCCATGATGTCTAACAGTGAGCTTTTGGAAATAACTGGCAACGAGCTGGTTCACATACTCAGGACACCCCGGGACCAGTACACCTCTGCCGGGTGTGTGGTGCTGGACTGCAGGCCttttcttgatttttcttttgccCACATCTGCGATTCCGGAAACGTCAACTGGAACTCAATGCTCCGTCGTAGATCCAAGGGTTCAGTGGTGGCTCTAGAGTGGCTCATCCCGGATAAGGCGCTCCTGGGCCGGCTTCGGCGCGGGGAGTTGTCcccggtggtggtggtggatgagAGGAGCCGCTCCGTGTCCGAGCTGAAGGCAGAGAGCGTGGCCCAGATGCTGCTCACAGCCCTGCAGAACGAAGTGCAAACGCAGCTCTGCTTTCTGCAAggtaatgaaacattttcagtctATTTatctaattaaatcaaatttttgaGTTTTCAAGAAAAAGTCATGAGCTACTCATGTCTACCAACTAAgcatacaaatatatttttttatttatatggtTGATGATTATAACTTGCTTGTAAAAATCCAACTTAATAATATAAACTGTTTATCTAAATAAATCTAAACTGTACATATAGGCtgctacttcttcttctgtttagACACATTTTGAATGAAGCTTTTGGTGACCTAGCTAATAGTGTGACCTCCATTTAGGTGGATTTGAGGGATTTTCAGAGGCCTATCCAGATCTCTGTTCCAACTCCACCAGCAAACATATCTCAACAGTGGAACCAGAGCCAGTGGTGACGGGTAGGAGGACACCAGCATATGATCGGGTAAgataaaattcatttttataagAGCTAATAGACAATTATAAGTAGAGTTTGCATCACAAAAAAGATCAAACTGCATAGTGATTATTCTTCATGTTAAACGTGGACTCTGTCTTGATTTTGTAAATTACAGGATGGTCCAGTGGAGCTGCTGCCCTTCCTGTATTTAGGCAGTGCCATCCACTCCTCCCGCAAAGAGACCCTCGCAGCAGCAGGCATCACAGCTGTGCTCAACGTTTCCTCCACATGCCCCAACATCTACGAGGGGGAGTTCGAGTACCTCCGGCTCACTGTGGAGGACAACCTAGCAGCAGACATCAGAGCCTGCTTCTCCACAGCCATCGCCTTCATCGGTGAGTTTCTCCTTTTAAAACATCCCAACCTGTGTGCAGTGTAATCTTAAAATTAAAGTTCAGTCATTATGTGCTCACTGTAATGTAACAAAGTTAGTGAACACAGTTAATCAGTCTTGTCTTAGTTAAGtaggccattttttttttaacttgaagAAACATAAAAGAAGCTTGTACACAATAATCCACAATCTGAGGTTTATAGACCAACTGATTACAAAAACAACTGGATTATGTTACACAAGCTGCAACATTTATTGACATTCTGTTTGCTTATTTTGACCCTGCAAAGCTGAGTTCAAAACATCAGTTTATAACTTTAGTTGAGTTTCCATGAGCGTTGTGAATAATAACATTTTCCTTTCTGGTTAGATTGCTCCTTCAGTCAAACTGTTAAAAGCTCTCTGCTTGTAAAACATTCACAGTGATGTCTGATGTGAAATGGAGCATAATGTACtaatctctcttcctctttccgtCTTGTCTTTTTCCGCTCCGCCTACAGACTCAGTGAAGCAGAGTGGTGGTCGGGTGCTGGTGCATTGCCAGGCAGGTATCTCTCGCTCTGCCACCATCTGTCTGGCTtacctcatacacacacagcgcGTCAAGCTGGATGAGGCCTTTGACTTTGTGAAGCAGCGGCGTCACGTCATCTCCCCGAACTTGGCCTTCATgggacagctgctgcagtttgagACTGACGTTCTCTGTCAGGGGTGAAGACACAGGCATATTAAGCAGAGGGATATTTACAGGACTGTTACTTTTTTATTACTGCCTCTTGTAGGCTTGACTAAGAGCATTATCAGGAGTCAAACCATATGTACAAAAATGAGTACATTCAAAAAGTGTATGATTTGTACATTCAGAGAAAGCTACTTGTGTTGCTGGCATCACATGGCTGATATATCTTCTAGTTTCAGGAGAAACTGAGATCCTGATACATCAAACTGCAGTTGGTAATACAAACTCCACTGTTAGAACCACGTTATGAACTGCTGTGATTCTGAGCCAGCAAGTTAGAGCAGCTATGAGGTAATTTTCTACTTCAGGGGAAATAATACCtgcttgtttggttttgtgtttgtgtgtttgatttatgtgCCTGATGTTTTGCAAGGGCTGTCTTATTTTGAAACCAAAAGTCATTTCTTCACAGTTACGACCACTGTGAGATaacatgtctttatttttaatgaaacaacACTGTGTTAACTACTTAAGGCAATGCTGGATGAATCACAAGTTTTATTGTCTGATTTATAAAAATGCACTAACTACATCTGGTGTCTAATTGTTCTGTATTGTGAGACAGATTACACTTGGTACACACAAACTGgaagaagttgttttttattgtaaataggatttttatttatttattgtttcaacATTTATTATGACAGTGTTATTTACTGTTAGTGCACTTTATACTTACACAGTCTGGTTCATTtccactgtttctttttctccactaaaataaaaacctgctgGAGTGAACACTGAGTCTGGTTTACTCTGTTTATTCTGCTTATTTCATGCATACACAACACAATGTTACTTTTATATCCCAGTCTGAGGCATCCCCTCGAACAAAGTTTGGACAAAGCACCCCCTCACATTCCCCTTAGTGTTGTGGCTTGAACGCCCAGATGCCCATGAGATCATGATTATATTGTTTGTTCCCATATGCTCAACCATTGATCTATTAGCATAATATTGCTGTTTGACATAACAGACTACACCAAATACACAATAAACGTCAAAGCCATTTGTTAGTTTCTGACTCTGAAAGTTGGAAAACCTGTTGTTAACCacattacacacattcatgtaatCTCCTTTTGGTAACTAAATGATTACTAATTAATTCACTAATTCACTGAGCCTCCCTAAAACTGTTTGGATTTCCATGTGTGTTCACTCTTGCTATAACAAAAGGTATTAAAAATAGGTTTTCAGTAAAAAGTTCTTTCGATCATATCGACTGACATAAATTTCACATCCACTTACTCAAGTTGAGACATTTGTCACAAGGATTCTCATGAGGAACAACAAAGATGAGGTCATTTGTAATCAGGAAGTTGGGGAAATCCAGCTAGGCAGCTGAAGAATTCACATCAGACATTCATAAACATACCAATACGACACCTACTGCATGTTGTTTTAGTGCTgtattgtttaaacaaatgATGATTCTTCATTTTACAAGACTCCAACTTAGATATTATTTCATCCACACTGATCTATGTTCAAATATGTCAACATTTGTTTAATAATATCAGACTACCTTTTACCTACCTTCTACCATTTACCTTATTTTATTATGGGTAAATGTCTTTAACATGAATTTCTTCTCAATCCTCTGTAGGTCGATGTATTTTGAACATtgaattaatcaatcaattaattatcaaataacatttgtgctatgtgtaaataaaaaggCAGTACACTCTAAACTTACCAAATAAGCAGATACTGTATGTCGAAGAACTATTACGATAGTGGTAGACCAGCTGACACAACTAAACTCACCCATGATGACAATTATGCCACCCACACACTTGTGTCGGACATAgctaaaaaaatccacttccTCTCATTTGCTAGTATCCACTGCTCATCATGTTTGAAAGCGTATCTGTTCTGCTTGACTTCTTCCTTCCATTAGTCACAGTTTTACAGACAGAGGTCAGAAAAATGCACCTTGGAGTTTTCAAGTTTTGATTAAGACTGAAAGTTTCAACATCAATTGcaacccagaaaaaaaacatttggttttgttttgtgaccttcattgtcatttttggTTTACATCATTTGAAGTGTATGCATAAAGTCTAATTAAGTGGAATGGATATTTCCATCAAGCTTAGCCTTTCAGTAACAGGTTGTAGTCCTTCATCTGTTAAGGTCATAATTTTCCATATAAAGATCCTTACTCAGTTAGATAAAGGCTTGTTAGAGAGGCTGAGATTcaatgtatttcacagaaaaacatacaatattCATCCATTTACTATAAAATATGCTTTTCGCATTTctctactttattttttttattttccataaaaaaGGAAGGATAAATAAATGTTAGGTCTGTTTGAGTGCATACTGTagaccaggggtcttcaaccaggggtccatgACCCCAAGGGGGTCCACagattttcaccaaaataatggtgaatgtgagggtAACAAATAGCTTTGacatttattgtgtatttagTGTAGTCTGTTATGTCAGACAGCAATAATATGCTAATAAATGTGCATAATAAATTACTATCAGACAtagaaaaaagtcatgctggtgttatCCATGTATGTGACAGCTATAGTTACCAGTTTCTTTTCAGATTAAGACTCAACATTTACAAGCCTATAATATATGATGtattgtttaattattaaatctGTGGTTTCAACCATTTTGTCTTGTGACcactttataaaaaaacactgtctaTTTCGGGCACCTCAGGTTTCACATCTTTAAGTTGTTAGAGGTTTCACAAGAGGCATTTCCCTTTGAAACTTCTCAAATCTGCTTGTATtgaagtatttttacattgttgtactGGTATACTTACTGaagcaaatgtttaaaaaatcagcctGAGTACTAGTGTTATCACCAAAACAGTGCTGTAACATTTGATattacacagacatgcaagaagtaaatagacacctttaatttgaatttgaatgaaggtgtctatttacttcttgcacGTCTGTGTAGATTGTAGTGAGACAGTGCTCTCTAGTGTCAACTTCTGAAATTACTAGCAATCGAAAGGCGATTCAAAAGTATCCTGCAGATGAcgccagcagactgtctaataACTGTGGcaggcttttttaaaatacaaagataACACAGAAAAGCCTTGtgtacacattacacacacttcCAATCCGTTTTCTAATACAATAAGGTCCATTAAcacttttaaatgactttttgtgtcatttcacttgatcatttatttatctccGGAAGCAGACTGTCCCaccttcatttcatttgaatgtttctctCATCTcgtttgttgtattt
This genomic stretch from Larimichthys crocea isolate SSNF chromosome III, L_crocea_2.0, whole genome shotgun sequence harbors:
- the dusp2 gene encoding dual specificity protein phosphatase 2; this translates as MMSNSELLEITGNELVHILRTPRDQYTSAGCVVLDCRPFLDFSFAHICDSGNVNWNSMLRRRSKGSVVALEWLIPDKALLGRLRRGELSPVVVVDERSRSVSELKAESVAQMLLTALQNEVQTQLCFLQGGFEGFSEAYPDLCSNSTSKHISTVEPEPVVTGRRTPAYDRDGPVELLPFLYLGSAIHSSRKETLAAAGITAVLNVSSTCPNIYEGEFEYLRLTVEDNLAADIRACFSTAIAFIDSVKQSGGRVLVHCQAGISRSATICLAYLIHTQRVKLDEAFDFVKQRRHVISPNLAFMGQLLQFETDVLCQG